One window of Branchiostoma lanceolatum isolate klBraLanc5 chromosome 8, klBraLanc5.hap2, whole genome shotgun sequence genomic DNA carries:
- the LOC136440401 gene encoding uncharacterized protein: MTRHLTLVLALTFLAGGVYPGHAHKALGRPAFQSSVAHGGPPGRAVDGNRNSHWGGSSCTHTRQQHNPWWYVDLGESVTVDHVFIVNRRDCCSERITPFDVHIGDSTVVGRNPRCGGHHHFPQSDAEMVVNCGGMRGRYVGIRLPGWRVLTLCELEVYSAPNLALGKPTIQSGLAHGGFASRATDGSRDPNWGSQSCTHTPAQSNPWLRVDLGTQVSVKWVVIINRADCCRERLNPFAIHIGHNPNVASNPRCGGHHTIPADKNKDAINCNGMRGRFVGIRLPGNGRILTLCEVEVYDTTAGNLHGKRISEGMDTDGQDCGEYKEGESWVSDEDNCVCDQNEEVCTKVDCGQDGDEEPIKDQDGMWTCPPELDDESEQSETSDELEMTDPPELGEGETDLPELEEGETDEDPEKRMLAKILETLENDVRTAEEEFEPNPNE; encoded by the exons ATGACTCGTCACTTGACGCTTGTCCTGGCACTGACGTTCCTGGCTGGAGGCGTGTATCCAG GTCACGCTCACAAGGCATTAGGAAGACCTGCGTTTCAGTCGAGCGTGGCGCATGGAGGCCCCCCGGGTCGAGCTGTGGACGGCAACAGGAACTCTCACTGGGGAGGCTCCTCCTGCACACACACCAGACAACAACACAACCCGTGGTGGTATGTCGATTTGGGTGAGTCCGTCACCGTCGACCACGTCTTCATCGTCAACCGTCGTGACTGCTGCTCTGAAAGAATCACGCCCTTCGACGTCCACATTGGGGACAGTACTGTGGTGGGTAGGAACCCGAGGTGTGGCGGACACCACCACTTTCCCCAGTCTGATGCCGAGATGGTTGTCAACTGCGGCGGGATGAGGGGCAGGTACGTGGGCATCAGACTGCCCGGGTGGCGAGTCCTGACGCTGTGCGAGCTGGAGGTTTATTCAG CTCCAAACCTAGCGTTGGGAAAACCAACTATCCAGTCGGGCCTCGCACACGGTGGGTTCGCCTCCCGAGCGACTGACGGTTCCAGGGACCCGAACTGGGGTAGCCAGTCCTGCACCCACACTCCGGCGCAGTCCAACCCTTGGTTGCGAGTGGACCTCGGTACCCAGGTCAGTGTCAAGTGGGTGGTCATCATCAATCGCGCGGACTGCTGCAGAGAGCGACTCAACCCCTTCGCCATCCACATTGGACACAACCCAAACGTAGCCTCTAACCCACGCTGCGGCGGACATCACACCATCCCCGCTGACAAGAACAAGGATGCCATCAACTGTAACGGAATGAGAGGACGATTTGTGGGGATCCGTCTGCCTGGCAACGGTCGTATCCTGACACTTTGCGAAGTCGAAGTCTATGATACTACAGCTG GTAACCTGCACGGAAAGAGGATATCTGAAGGGATGGATACCGATGGACAGGACTGTGGAGAATATAAG GAGGGAGAGAGCTGGGTATCTGATGAGGACAACTGCGTCTGTGACCAAAATGAAGAGGTGTGCACAAAGGTGGACTGTGGGCAAGATGGCGACGAAGAACCAATTAAGGACCAAGACGGAATGTGGACCTGTCCTCCGGAACTGGATGATGAGAGCGAGCAATCCG AGACTTCCGATGAGCTGGAGATGACTGACCCCCCGGAGTTGGGAGAGGGTGAGACTGACCTTCCTGAGTTGGAAGAGGGGGAGACTGACGAAGATCCTGAGAAGAGGATGTTGGCGAAGATTCTGGAGACGCTGGAGAATGACGTCCGCACCGCCGAAGAAGAGTTTGAG CCCAACCCTAACGAGTAA